GAAGTTCTGCACCGCAGAGCGCAGCACGTTGCGTCCGATGCGACCGAATCCGTTGATGCCAACCTTGATTGCCATGTTCACTAGCTCCTGCGGCCGCGACAGCGCGGCGGATGGAAAGGGGCTGTCATTCTAACAGCGTCCTTCTGGTACGGCCGTGCTGGTGCGCGCGCACGCGGTGGGCGGGGATGGGGATCGCGCCGGATCGGAGCGATGACGGACACCTGACCGCACACCTGGTAGCCGCCAGCTGACGCCTCGGCTGTTTCGCCCGACGGAATCGGCACCGGCATCCGGGGCCGACCTGCGCCTGCCGTTGCGCGGCTTGTGGCCAGGCAGCCCCTGCCAACCTTACCCGTTATCGAAACACCAGCGCACTCGCCAATTGCAATCCACGACTTAAATATTCTTTATTTTCCAATTACTTATAATTAAAAAAGCTACGCCGAAAAGCGTATTCATGCATATGCCGACCAGCAGCGTTTCGGCACCCCGTGGATTTCGATACTGACCCTGCCTGCTGAGGCACCCATCAATCACACGGAGATTCCCCATGCGTCGCATCCTGTTCTCTCTGACGTTGGCTCTGGCTGCCACCCCGGCGCTGGCCGGCGGCGTCATGCACTACACCGACAAGGCGTCGCTGCCGGCCGATGGCGAAGCGCGCGAAGTCGCCGCGCTGTTCGACACCTGGAACGCGGCGCTGGCCACGGGCAACCCGCACAAGGTGGCCGAGCTGTATGCACCCGATGGCGTGCTGCTGCCGACGGTGTCCAACGAGGTGCGCGCCTCGCGTTCGCAGATCGAAAACTACTTCGAGATGTTCCTGACCAAGAAGCCCAAGGGCGTGATCAATTACCGCACCGTGCGCGTGCTCGATGACGACAGCGCAGTGGATGCCGGTGTCTACACCTTCACCCTGACCGACAAGAACGGCAAGCAGAGCGATGTGCAGGCGCGCTACACCTTCGTGTACGAAAAGCGCGACGGCAAGTGGCTGATCATCAACCACCACAGCTCGGCGATGCCGGAAGTGGACGCGCCGACGGTCGCCAAGGCCAAGTAAGCGCCCTTGCAGCACAGCGCGCTGCTCACGGCCTGCGCGCTTGCCCACCGCACTGCCGGGACACCTCCCCTCCCGCCAGTGGCGTCGCCGGCAACGCGCCGGACGCCAAAGGCGATACACGCTTGCAATCGGTACGCGCCAGGCGGCGTTGCGGCCACTGCACCACAGCGCTGCCGCTGCAGCATTAGCCGCATCGTGATGACCCGCAGCACCGGCGCCCTCCCCTGGTTTGATCAGGATCAAGGCAATGCCAGGACAAACCCCCAAGACTTCGCCCATCCCCTGCACACAACGAGAGCTTCCATGCGCATGCGCTTTACCCTTCTGCTCGCCGGCCTGGCCGCCACCGTTGCCAGCGTCCCCGCACTGGCTCAATCCAAAGGCGACTGGACCGTTGCCGTCGGTGCCCACCAGGTCGCTCCCAAGTCCGATAATGGCCGCCTGGTCGGCGGTACGCTCGAAGCGGAGGTCGGCAAGGACATCAAGCCGACCTTCACCGCCGAATATTTCATTGCCGACAATCTGGGCATCGAGGTTCTGGCTGCGCTGCCGTTCGAGCACGACATCGCGCTGCGCGGAGTGGGACGCGTCGGCAGCACCAAGCACCTGCCGCCGGTAGTGTCGCTGCAGTACCACTTCAACAGCCAGGGCCGCGTGTCGCCCTTCCTCGGTGCAGGCATCAACTACACGCACTTCTTCAGCACCGATACCCGTGGTGCCCTCGCCGGCAGCAAACTGGAACTGGACGACTCCTGGGGTCTTGCCCTGCACGCGGGCCTGGACTTCAAGCTCAGCGAACGCGGCGCCCTGCGCGTCAACCTGCGCTGGATCGATATCGACACCGATGCCCACTTGAATGACTCCCGCATCGGCACGGTCAATATCGACCCGCTGGTCTACGGCGCAGCTTACGTGCACAGATTCTGAGCGGCAGCAGCAAGCGCGGTGCATCTCTGGCACACTTGACGCCCAGGGACGTGCATCCACCGCCGGAGTTGCGGACAGGTCGATCGCGTCGAGCGCCTGTCCGACCTACCGGGGATCCCATGAGCATGTTCATCCGCACCGCCCTCGCCATCGCTTTGGCCGCTTCGGCCACACCCGCCCTTGCCCAGTCGGCTGGCCATTGGACGACCGGCTACGGTGCAGGCTATGTGTCGCCGAAGTCCGACAGCGGCACCCTCGCCGGCACACCCGCCAAGATCAAGGGCGCGCCGACGCTCTCGTTCACCTACGAATACTTCATCCGCAACAACCTGGGCATCGAGGTAAACGCCGCGGTCGCTGGCAGGCACGACCTTGAACTGGCAGGCGTCGGCAAGGTTGGCAGCTACTGGTCGGTGCCGCCCAGCGTCCTGCTGCAGTACCACATCAATGGCTACGGCACGGTGTCGCCGTTCGTGGGCGTGGGCATCAACTACAGCATGCTGCTTGGCGAAGACACCGAACCGGCGCTCGGCAACGGCGATCTGCGCGTTGGGGACTCGGTTGGCGCCACCGCGCACGTCGGTGTGGATTTCATCTTCAACGACCGCAGCGGCTTGCGTGTGGACGCGCGCTGGACCGATTCGCGCAGCAACGTCGACTTCAACGGCACGCGGCTGGGCAAGGCGCGGATTGATCCGCTGACCTACGGCATCTCGTACCTGGTCTATTACTGATCGCGCTGCCGCTGCCGTGCCAGCAGGCGACGGCAAGGTGTCGGCGGCAGCCACATAACCGCCCGCACTGCTTGCGTACAATCCGGGGATGAAAATCCTTTCCCTGTCCCGTTTCGCCCTTGCCGCGGCGCTGACCGCAGCGATCCAGCCAATCACTGTCTTTGCCTGGGGCGCACAAGGCCACCGCCTGGTGGCGCGCGTTGCAGAAACCGAGCTGAACCCGCGCGCGCGCGCGCAGGTGGCGCAGTTGCTGGCCGGCGAGCCGGACCCGACGCTGCATGGCGTCGCCAGCTGGGCCGACGAGTTGCGCGAACACGATCCGGATCTGGGCAAGCGCTCCGGGCCGTGGCACTACGTCAACCTGGGCGAACACGACTGCGGCTACGAGCCGCCACGCGACTGTCCGGATGGCAACTGCGTGATTGCCGCGCTTGATCGGCAGACCGCACTGCTGGCCGACCGCAGCCAGCCGCTGGAGGTGCGCCGCCAGGCATTGAAGTTCGTGGTGCACTTCGTTGGCGACATCCATCAACCCATGCACACCGGCTATGCGCACGACAAGGGCGGCAACGATTTCCAGCTGCAGGTCGATGGCAGGGGCAGCAACCTGCATGCGCTGTGGGATAGCGGCATGCTCAACGACCGCCACCTCAGCGACGAGGCCTACCTGCAGCGTCTGCTGGCCTTGCCGGCCGCTGCCGCGGTATCGCCGGTACTGCCACCGCCGGCAGCGGCGTGGGCACAGGCGTCCTGCAAGATCGCCATCGCCCCGGGCACATACCCGACGTCGCATGTGTTGCCGGAGGGCTACATGGCCACCTATCGCCCGATCGCCGAAGCGCAGCTGCGTATCGCCGGCGACCGGCTGGCCGCCGTGCTCAACGCGGCACTGGCCGCGCCCTGACGTGGAGACACCGATGCAGCCGGAGGTGCTTGCGTTCTTCCATGCCGACAGCAACACCTTCACCTATGTGGTGGCCGATGCGGCGTCCGGCGCGGCGGCGGTGATCGACCCGGCACTGGACTATGCAGCGGACAGCGGCGCCATCGGCATGCAGACCGCGCAGACCATCGTCGATGCCATCCGGCAGCGCGGATGGCAGCTGCAGTGGCTGCTGGAAACCCATGCGCATGCCGACCATCTGTCTGCCGCGCAGTGGCTCAAGCAGCATTGGCCGCAGGCACGCGTCGCCATCGGCGCCGGCATTACCCAGGTGCAGCAGACGCTCGCACCGCGCTACGCGTTGCCGCAGGACTTTCGCGCCGACGGCTCGCAGTTCGATCATCTGTTCGCCGATGACGAACGCTTCCTGCTCGGCGGCATCCAGGCGCGGGTCATCGCCGTACCCGGCCACACCAGCGACAGCGTTGCGTACCTGATCGGCGATGCGCTGTTCCCCGGCGACTCGCTGTTCATGCCCGACGCGGGCACTGCCCGCTGCGACTTCCCTGGCGGCGATGCGCGGCAGCTGTATGCCTCGATCCAGCGCCTGTACGCGCTGCCGGATGCCACCCATGTGTTCATCTGCCACGACTACGGCCCAGGCGGGCGGCCGGTGGCGCACCAGACCAGCATCGGCGAACAGCGGCGCAGCAATATCCACGTGCGCGACGGGGTGGACATCGAAGCGTTCGTGGCGCAGCGGCAGGCACGCGACGCCACCCTGCCGGAGCCCAGGCTGATCGGCCCCGCGCTACAGGCCAACCTGCAGGCGGGGCGTTGCGGGGATGGAATTCCGTAACCCCCGCTGGCGGTCGCCACGCCGATCACGGCGCAGCCGTTATGATCGGTGCCCGCCACCTGTTTGGAACGTCCCATGCGCATGATCGGTTTCTGGCAGCGCGCCCTGTGCGTGCTGATGCTTGCCCTGCCCGTGCTGGCCTGCGCGCAAATCGCGCCGGTGACCGTGTTCGCGGCCGCCAGCC
The window above is part of the Xanthomonas cassavae CFBP 4642 genome. Proteins encoded here:
- a CDS encoding SgcJ/EcaC family oxidoreductase, which encodes MRRILFSLTLALAATPALAGGVMHYTDKASLPADGEAREVAALFDTWNAALATGNPHKVAELYAPDGVLLPTVSNEVRASRSQIENYFEMFLTKKPKGVINYRTVRVLDDDSAVDAGVYTFTLTDKNGKQSDVQARYTFVYEKRDGKWLIINHHSSAMPEVDAPTVAKAK
- a CDS encoding OmpW/AlkL family protein; protein product: MRMRFTLLLAGLAATVASVPALAQSKGDWTVAVGAHQVAPKSDNGRLVGGTLEAEVGKDIKPTFTAEYFIADNLGIEVLAALPFEHDIALRGVGRVGSTKHLPPVVSLQYHFNSQGRVSPFLGAGINYTHFFSTDTRGALAGSKLELDDSWGLALHAGLDFKLSERGALRVNLRWIDIDTDAHLNDSRIGTVNIDPLVYGAAYVHRF
- a CDS encoding OmpW/AlkL family protein, producing the protein MSMFIRTALAIALAASATPALAQSAGHWTTGYGAGYVSPKSDSGTLAGTPAKIKGAPTLSFTYEYFIRNNLGIEVNAAVAGRHDLELAGVGKVGSYWSVPPSVLLQYHINGYGTVSPFVGVGINYSMLLGEDTEPALGNGDLRVGDSVGATAHVGVDFIFNDRSGLRVDARWTDSRSNVDFNGTRLGKARIDPLTYGISYLVYY
- a CDS encoding S1/P1 nuclease → MLAYNPGMKILSLSRFALAAALTAAIQPITVFAWGAQGHRLVARVAETELNPRARAQVAQLLAGEPDPTLHGVASWADELREHDPDLGKRSGPWHYVNLGEHDCGYEPPRDCPDGNCVIAALDRQTALLADRSQPLEVRRQALKFVVHFVGDIHQPMHTGYAHDKGGNDFQLQVDGRGSNLHALWDSGMLNDRHLSDEAYLQRLLALPAAAAVSPVLPPPAAAWAQASCKIAIAPGTYPTSHVLPEGYMATYRPIAEAQLRIAGDRLAAVLNAALAAP
- a CDS encoding MBL fold metallo-hydrolase; this translates as MQPEVLAFFHADSNTFTYVVADAASGAAAVIDPALDYAADSGAIGMQTAQTIVDAIRQRGWQLQWLLETHAHADHLSAAQWLKQHWPQARVAIGAGITQVQQTLAPRYALPQDFRADGSQFDHLFADDERFLLGGIQARVIAVPGHTSDSVAYLIGDALFPGDSLFMPDAGTARCDFPGGDARQLYASIQRLYALPDATHVFICHDYGPGGRPVAHQTSIGEQRRSNIHVRDGVDIEAFVAQRQARDATLPEPRLIGPALQANLQAGRCGDGIP